A region of Cellulophaga sp. RHA19 DNA encodes the following proteins:
- a CDS encoding cellulase family glycosylhydrolase, translated as MKTNLQMFKKLMYLPLFFLLFSLSSVAQSPVEKHGRLQVNGNRILNESGEITSLAGNSLFWSNAGDTSDFYNAETVDFLAENWNSSLIRIAMGVKENWDGGNGYIDSPQQQETKVRKVIDAAIANGIYVIIDWHTHEAELYTDEAVDFFTRMADLYGDTPNVMYEIYNEPTYQSWPVIKNYAEQVIAGIRSKDPDNLIIVGTSNYSQQVDVASANPISDNNVAYTLHFYAAYNPHDNLRNVAQTALDNNVALFVTEWGTILNTGQGEPDQESTNTWMAFLKEKGISHANWSLSDKAFPETGSVVQAGQGVSGLLNNKLTTSGEIVKNIIQNWDTDTTTGPKTTQCSTIECIRAAMETAQAGDEIIIASGNYNFQDKIQGAFNRSVYLYGSANGNSANPITLKGESATNPPVFTGLDYNNGYLLSIEGDYWNIENIEFKTGSKGIVLDNSNGSTLKNLIVHDIGEEAIHLRDGSSNNTVNGCNIYNTGRTKPGFGEGLYVGSDKGQHDTYERACNDNTIENCTVGPNVTAEGVDVKEGTMNTIIRNCIFSAEGISGVNSSDAFIDLKGAYGFVYRNTFNVDGSEVINTGVDFLDRGTGFNTGFRNAIFENIYNLGSRASEISTARKKQGSPEQTHVWGNIRNPNSLDFPTSDGTESLVNQFCPVWNIEPCNPVDDTNEAPTVSFQSPDNNITLTEGYNLQVEVVANDTDGTIDNVKLFIDNNLVRQINSTSYKWGHSESPNTDELNGLLEGTYTFKAVATDNDGASTETQFTLTVIAEQSPSDNCNFNTPSQTGLEDFDIKKFSNVFVLGTGGPSLSNLKTFTINWNSQNNGLYQFSINTNNGVPDYYINLKSNITFQFKNANPEISISNSLIPNFDGDYWVTSDNGNFVMVSKTNNFTLYFSNNTTAPICNVMRSNQISKITDDSSINFKLFPNPALNETIFVSAEDEKIVSVKVYDLQGKLLIGQQDNSTLLKLNISDISPGTYVIEITGTKSKKRSLFVKK; from the coding sequence ATGAAAACAAACCTACAAATGTTCAAAAAATTAATGTATCTACCTTTATTTTTTTTGCTCTTCTCCTTAAGTTCGGTAGCGCAATCTCCTGTAGAAAAACATGGTCGTTTACAAGTTAACGGAAACCGTATTCTTAATGAGTCTGGAGAAATTACAAGTCTAGCTGGTAACAGTCTATTTTGGAGTAATGCTGGAGATACCTCCGATTTTTATAATGCAGAAACTGTTGATTTTTTAGCAGAAAACTGGAATAGCTCACTTATTAGAATTGCAATGGGCGTAAAAGAAAATTGGGATGGCGGAAATGGCTATATTGATAGTCCGCAGCAGCAAGAAACTAAAGTTAGAAAAGTAATTGACGCTGCTATTGCCAATGGCATATATGTAATAATAGACTGGCATACTCACGAAGCAGAATTATACACAGATGAAGCTGTTGATTTTTTTACCAGAATGGCAGACCTTTATGGAGATACTCCTAATGTGATGTATGAAATTTATAACGAACCTACATACCAAAGTTGGCCTGTTATTAAAAATTATGCAGAGCAAGTAATTGCTGGTATACGTTCTAAAGATCCAGATAATTTAATAATAGTAGGTACTAGCAATTATTCTCAACAAGTAGATGTTGCTTCTGCAAACCCAATCTCTGATAATAATGTGGCATATACACTACATTTTTATGCTGCATATAATCCACATGATAACTTAAGAAATGTAGCACAAACTGCACTAGATAATAATGTTGCTTTATTTGTTACAGAATGGGGTACAATTTTAAATACAGGACAAGGAGAACCAGACCAAGAAAGTACTAATACTTGGATGGCCTTTTTAAAAGAAAAAGGTATAAGCCACGCTAATTGGTCTTTAAGTGATAAAGCTTTTCCTGAAACAGGATCTGTAGTTCAGGCAGGGCAAGGTGTATCTGGCTTACTTAACAACAAACTTACTACCTCTGGTGAAATTGTAAAAAACATCATCCAAAATTGGGATACTGATACCACTACAGGACCAAAAACAACACAATGTAGTACTATAGAATGTATTAGGGCTGCAATGGAAACAGCACAAGCTGGTGATGAAATTATAATTGCTTCTGGAAACTACAATTTTCAAGATAAGATACAAGGTGCCTTTAACCGTAGTGTTTACCTTTATGGTAGTGCTAATGGTAACAGTGCAAATCCAATTACACTAAAAGGTGAAAGCGCTACAAACCCTCCTGTATTTACAGGACTAGATTATAACAATGGTTACCTTTTAAGTATTGAAGGAGATTATTGGAATATTGAAAACATAGAGTTTAAAACAGGCTCTAAAGGTATTGTTCTAGATAATTCTAATGGTAGTACATTAAAAAACCTTATTGTACATGATATTGGAGAAGAAGCTATACACCTGCGTGATGGTTCTAGTAATAACACAGTAAATGGTTGTAATATATACAATACAGGTAGAACTAAACCTGGTTTTGGAGAAGGTTTGTATGTAGGCTCAGACAAAGGACAACATGACACTTATGAAAGAGCTTGTAACGATAATACTATAGAAAACTGTACTGTTGGACCTAATGTAACAGCAGAAGGCGTAGATGTTAAAGAAGGTACAATGAACACTATTATAAGAAACTGTATTTTTTCTGCAGAAGGAATTTCAGGAGTAAATAGCTCAGATGCTTTTATTGATTTAAAAGGAGCCTATGGTTTTGTATACAGAAACACGTTTAACGTTGATGGTTCTGAAGTTATAAATACTGGAGTAGACTTTTTAGATAGAGGTACTGGTTTTAATACAGGTTTTAGAAATGCTATTTTTGAAAATATATATAATCTTGGTAGTAGAGCTTCCGAAATTTCAACTGCTCGTAAAAAGCAAGGCTCTCCAGAGCAAACTCACGTTTGGGGTAATATTAGAAACCCTAATTCTCTAGATTTTCCAACAAGTGATGGTACAGAAAGTCTAGTAAATCAATTCTGCCCAGTTTGGAATATAGAACCTTGTAATCCTGTAGATGATACCAATGAGGCACCTACCGTAAGTTTCCAATCACCAGATAACAATATTACTTTAACTGAAGGTTATAATTTACAAGTTGAAGTTGTTGCAAACGATACTGATGGAACTATTGATAATGTAAAACTGTTTATAGATAACAATTTAGTGAGACAAATAAATTCTACCTCATATAAATGGGGACATTCAGAATCTCCAAACACAGATGAACTTAATGGTCTTTTAGAAGGTACTTATACGTTTAAAGCTGTTGCTACAGATAACGATGGAGCTTCTACTGAAACACAATTTACGTTAACTGTAATAGCAGAACAAAGTCCGTCTGATAATTGTAACTTTAATACACCTTCACAAACTGGTTTAGAAGATTTTGACATTAAAAAGTTTTCTAACGTTTTTGTATTAGGGACTGGCGGACCCTCTTTAAGTAATTTAAAAACATTTACTATTAATTGGAATTCGCAAAACAATGGATTATATCAATTTTCAATAAATACAAATAACGGTGTTCCTGATTATTATATAAATTTAAAATCTAATATCACCTTCCAGTTTAAAAATGCGAATCCAGAAATATCTATTAGCAATAGCTTAATTCCTAATTTTGATGGTGATTACTGGGTAACATCAGATAACGGTAATTTTGTGATGGTATCTAAAACTAATAATTTTACACTATACTTTAGTAACAACACTACTGCTCCTATTTGTAATGTTATGCGTAGTAACCAAATAAGTAAAATTACTGATGATTCTAGTATTAATTTTAAGCTTTTTCCTAATCCTGCTTTAAACGAAACTATTTTTGTGAGTGCTGAAGATGAAAAAATAGTATCTGTTAAAGTTTATGATTTACAAGGGAAACTATTAATTGGTCAGCAAGATAATAGCACGTTGCTAAAATTAAATATTTCTGATATTTCACCAGGAACATATGTTATAGAAATTACAGGTACAAAATCTAAAAAACGTTCTTTATTTGTTAAAAAATAG
- a CDS encoding DUF3817 domain-containing protein → MISFFNSNIGRLRLLAFLEGLSLLVLVFVSLPLKYFYRVTALTSILGPTHGIIFLLFVFNTISVGTEYNWKFKKNTWKVLIACIIPFGTFYIDHKILKPIHKTLR, encoded by the coding sequence ATGATTTCATTTTTCAACTCAAATATTGGCAGACTTCGTTTATTGGCATTTTTAGAAGGCCTATCTCTACTCGTTTTAGTTTTTGTATCTCTTCCGCTAAAATATTTTTACAGAGTTACTGCGTTAACTTCAATTTTAGGACCCACTCACGGCATTATATTTTTGCTTTTTGTATTTAATACAATTAGTGTAGGAACTGAATATAATTGGAAGTTTAAAAAAAATACTTGGAAAGTTTTAATTGCTTGTATCATTCCTTTTGGCACATTTTATATAGACCATAAAATACTTAAACCCATACATAAAACATTACGTTAA
- a CDS encoding helix-turn-helix domain-containing protein, whose translation MSKIKTYNSEDFRKEYFNKSPKLDKLFKKSVEDFFCLKIEDLTKKVLKPITPSREESHTIIFVTKGSFKTKIGFKEYIITPNNIVILQAGAVFSTEQVSKNVKGFTCHFHPNILIGKFGNRSLVSDFQFLNNGNYPIININKQSRSEIINILERLVTEFKSNTKPNSDIIHSYIYTLLTELKILYGLSNFQPQNASFQITSRFRMLANQKVKENLKVADFARMMNISPNHLNKSVKVSTLKSASEILEEIKLIEVKYLLYQSTLSISEISYEMGYLDPSYFTRFFKKREKISPTEFRKMIEKS comes from the coding sequence GTGTCTAAAATAAAAACATATAATTCTGAGGACTTCCGAAAAGAATACTTTAACAAAAGTCCTAAACTAGATAAACTTTTTAAAAAAAGTGTTGAAGATTTTTTCTGTTTAAAAATTGAGGATTTAACTAAAAAAGTTCTTAAACCTATAACTCCGTCAAGAGAAGAAAGTCACACAATTATTTTTGTAACAAAAGGCTCTTTTAAAACTAAAATAGGGTTTAAAGAATATATAATTACACCTAATAATATTGTAATACTCCAGGCTGGCGCAGTATTTTCTACAGAGCAGGTTTCAAAAAATGTAAAAGGGTTTACTTGTCATTTTCATCCAAATATACTTATTGGCAAGTTTGGAAACCGCTCACTTGTATCTGATTTTCAGTTTTTAAACAATGGTAATTATCCTATTATAAATATAAACAAACAGTCCAGATCTGAAATTATTAACATTTTAGAAAGATTAGTTACCGAATTTAAAAGTAATACTAAACCAAATTCAGATATAATACATTCATACATATACACATTACTAACTGAATTAAAAATACTGTACGGACTAAGTAATTTTCAACCTCAAAATGCTTCTTTTCAAATTACATCTAGATTTAGAATGTTAGCAAACCAAAAGGTAAAGGAAAACTTAAAGGTTGCCGACTTTGCAAGAATGATGAATATTAGCCCAAATCATTTAAACAAATCTGTTAAAGTATCTACTTTAAAATCTGCATCAGAAATTCTTGAAGAGATTAAACTTATTGAGGTCAAATACTTACTCTATCAATCTACCTTATCTATAAGTGAAATCTCTTATGAAATGGGTTATTTAGACCCTTCATATTTTACTCGATTTTTTAAAAAACGCGAAAAAATATCGCCCACTGAATTTAGGAAAATGATTGAAAAGTCCTAA
- a CDS encoding tetratricopeptide repeat protein translates to MKKFFKILAIIFGVILLSFFAYLGYIYYTYQKVNKSIQQKNEKVINFESNLSEDYFDYSVSINKSGDFNKGFKYLDKAVELEPVKHLGYRGWIRLRKIRDYDKALMDFDRLDSLTPNVIDAPWGEDIDFLRGECHYGNKNYQNAIKAFNQSIVNQDEDWADIHSFVYLGLCEYELGNYEKSIIEFQRALKQYESVPESFFGMARAYQKLGKIEKAKENIMKAEKNIVSKRDDYYNEYLNEIYISEVLEFKQTLEK, encoded by the coding sequence TTGAAGAAATTTTTTAAAATACTAGCAATCATTTTTGGGGTTATATTATTATCTTTTTTTGCATACCTAGGTTACATATATTACACCTACCAAAAGGTAAATAAAAGCATTCAGCAGAAAAATGAAAAAGTCATCAATTTTGAATCTAATCTTAGCGAAGACTATTTTGACTATTCCGTTAGTATAAATAAATCAGGAGATTTTAACAAAGGTTTTAAATATTTAGACAAGGCAGTAGAACTTGAACCAGTTAAACATTTGGGCTACCGAGGCTGGATAAGATTAAGAAAAATACGAGATTATGACAAAGCATTGATGGACTTTGACCGACTTGATAGCTTGACACCAAACGTTATCGACGCGCCTTGGGGAGAAGATATTGACTTTCTGCGAGGAGAGTGTCATTACGGTAACAAAAACTATCAGAACGCAATTAAAGCTTTCAATCAAAGTATAGTAAACCAAGATGAAGATTGGGCAGATATTCACTCGTTTGTCTATCTCGGACTTTGCGAATATGAACTTGGGAATTATGAAAAATCAATTATTGAATTTCAAAGAGCATTAAAGCAATACGAAAGCGTACCTGAATCTTTTTTTGGAATGGCTAGAGCATACCAAAAACTAGGGAAAATTGAAAAAGCAAAGGAAAATATTATGAAAGCGGAAAAAAATATAGTCTCAAAACGAGATGATTATTACAACGAATATTTGAACGAAATTTACATCTCTGAAGTGCTGGAATTCAAACAAACTCTCGAAAAATAA
- a CDS encoding ADP-ribosylglycohydrolase family protein, translating to MEIATKDKWKTIPMDNPKRLDVSIFLNFEQLNKLKLGLVPNQMEDKWFVYFNNDNIYFNRSWTGYEIFKAKLNLNENGCEINEFRVEQNLEKYKEADDERNIYNFKNHIEYLSNREINNPVKNGLWGLVIGDALGVPVEFKSRDYLKQNPLTDMIGFGTYNQPEGTWSDDSSLAFCLADELTKELNLQEIGNSFVRWFYENHWTPHGKVFDIGISTREAIIRLKKGEKAELAGNWEENSNGNGSLMRILPLLFEVQEIKGRKEKYDLIKKVSSITHGHIRSCLACFYYLEIASFLSSEIKYPITDAYKVANHSLLKLTEELDINPKEIELFDRITGGNLAELQENSIQSSGYVIHTLEASIWCLLTTKSYKEAVLKAINLGEDTDTTGAVVGGLAGLFYGINSIPKEWIGKIARKKDIEELTNKLSDKYKIARC from the coding sequence ATGGAAATAGCAACTAAAGACAAATGGAAAACTATTCCAATGGATAATCCAAAAAGACTGGATGTATCTATATTTTTAAATTTTGAGCAATTAAATAAACTAAAATTAGGGTTAGTTCCAAACCAAATGGAAGATAAATGGTTTGTTTATTTCAATAATGATAATATCTATTTTAACCGTTCTTGGACAGGTTACGAAATTTTCAAAGCAAAACTGAATCTTAATGAAAATGGTTGTGAAATAAACGAATTTAGGGTTGAACAAAATCTTGAAAAGTACAAAGAAGCAGATGATGAAAGAAATATTTACAATTTCAAAAATCACATTGAATATCTCTCAAACAGAGAAATAAATAACCCTGTAAAGAATGGACTTTGGGGTTTAGTTATTGGTGATGCACTTGGCGTTCCTGTAGAATTCAAAAGCAGAGATTATCTAAAACAAAATCCATTAACCGATATGATTGGGTTTGGAACTTACAATCAACCAGAAGGGACTTGGTCTGATGATAGTTCTTTGGCATTTTGCCTTGCAGATGAATTAACAAAAGAACTAAACCTTCAAGAAATCGGGAATAGCTTTGTTAGATGGTTTTATGAAAATCATTGGACACCTCACGGAAAAGTATTCGATATTGGAATTTCAACAAGAGAAGCCATAATTAGGTTAAAAAAAGGAGAAAAAGCTGAACTAGCGGGAAATTGGGAAGAAAATTCAAATGGGAATGGCTCATTAATGAGAATTCTACCGTTACTTTTTGAAGTGCAGGAAATTAAAGGTAGAAAAGAAAAATATGATTTAATTAAAAAGGTTTCAAGTATTACCCACGGACATATTAGGTCTTGCTTAGCTTGTTTTTATTACCTTGAAATTGCCTCTTTTCTTAGTTCTGAGATTAAATATCCAATAACAGACGCTTACAAAGTTGCAAACCATTCTCTACTAAAACTAACAGAAGAACTGGATATAAATCCTAAAGAAATAGAATTATTTGATAGAATAACGGGAGGTAATTTAGCCGAATTGCAAGAAAATTCTATTCAATCTTCGGGTTATGTAATTCATACACTTGAGGCTTCAATTTGGTGTTTATTGACAACAAAATCATATAAAGAAGCTGTTTTGAAAGCAATAAATCTAGGAGAAGACACAGATACAACTGGAGCTGTAGTTGGTGGATTAGCTGGACTTTTTTATGGCATTAACTCAATACCTAAAGAATGGATTGGAAAAATTGCAAGAAAAAAAGATATTGAGGAATTAACTAATAAATTAAGTGACAAGTACAAAATAGCCAGGTGCTAA
- a CDS encoding IS110 family transposase, giving the protein MNKDIKYFGIDISHLVFDVTDSDGKYYQFKNTISGFKKFEKLLDLSSHCVMEATGYYHYQLAYYLLESGIKVSVENPLAVKRFIQMKLSKIKTDKSDSKLICEYASQVDLKLWKGSSKHQIECLQMTRLLSVYTKQSTMLKNKLHGEAVLGNPSKTVLGSLNRSLKQLEKEINNLEVKLLLLVKEAHQDVLTRLKTIPGIGAKTALMLVVLTDGFERFNSGGELCSYAGLTPLIRKSGTSVNGRSRISKIGNQKLRNLLFMCSFNACKYNKACRDIYERIVAKGKSKKLALIAVCNKLLKQAFAIAKSGLIYDDSYRSTLAKN; this is encoded by the coding sequence ATGAATAAAGATATTAAATATTTTGGAATAGACATTAGTCATTTGGTTTTTGATGTCACAGATTCAGATGGTAAATACTATCAGTTTAAAAACACTATTTCAGGCTTTAAAAAGTTCGAAAAATTATTAGATCTCTCGAGCCATTGTGTAATGGAAGCTACAGGATATTATCACTATCAATTAGCTTATTATTTGCTTGAATCTGGTATTAAAGTATCTGTAGAAAATCCATTAGCGGTAAAGCGATTTATACAAATGAAGCTGTCTAAAATAAAGACAGATAAGAGTGATTCTAAACTTATTTGTGAGTATGCCAGTCAGGTAGATTTAAAGTTGTGGAAAGGTAGTTCTAAACATCAAATAGAATGCTTACAAATGACCAGACTCCTTTCTGTGTATACAAAACAAAGCACAATGTTAAAAAACAAGCTACACGGCGAAGCAGTTTTAGGAAACCCAAGTAAAACGGTTTTAGGTTCTTTAAATCGAAGTTTAAAACAGTTAGAAAAAGAAATAAACAACTTAGAAGTTAAATTGTTGTTATTGGTAAAAGAGGCGCACCAAGATGTTTTAACACGATTAAAAACTATACCAGGAATAGGAGCTAAAACAGCCTTAATGTTAGTAGTTTTAACAGACGGTTTTGAGCGTTTTAATAGTGGTGGTGAATTATGCAGTTATGCTGGGTTAACACCCTTGATAAGAAAGAGTGGAACAAGCGTAAATGGACGAAGTAGAATTAGTAAGATAGGAAATCAAAAACTGCGTAATCTCTTATTTATGTGCAGTTTTAATGCCTGTAAATACAATAAAGCTTGTCGTGATATTTATGAGCGTATCGTTGCCAAAGGAAAGAGTAAAAAGTTAGCGCTAATAGCTGTATGTAATAAACTATTAAAGCAAGCTTTTGCTATTGCAAAATCAGGATTAATATATGATGATTCTTATAGAAGTACTTTAGCTAAAAATTAG
- a CDS encoding S41 family peptidase translates to MKKILCFPILLLIFTNSIYAQNELSKIEKLATTAKIWGFLKYYHPEVANGKYNWDKELFKVLPKVETATNNIQLSQVYIDWIKSLGEIKPCKKCDIEKDIQYFDKNFDLNWINNKQIFTTKLSEKLKYIELNRHQGKKHYVNYYSNKLKIPDFTNEVEYENFDWQNENLRLLTLFRYWNQIEYFFPAKYQTDTNWDVVLAKMMPKFLNPQTELDLHLAILELIVSCDDSHATYFNEKTYSFFGRYYLPVNFKVINKKAVITGFYNDSLAKLNDLQLGDIITKSNDKKIETILEEQEKYINASNISRKKFNASYYTLNGATDSVKIEFIRNGKTSIKSIKRYLFKDFKYKAESKSDKYKILENNIGYINIGKVKEVKEVPKIMEALKNTKAIIFDIRKYKTSTPYYFANYITSQKKDFYKAIVTDLDYPGRYIWSETFKSGNDRLKYTGKVILLVDESCQSQLEFTAMCLQTGDNVTTIGSQTSGADGNVVIFNMVGGYKTQISGVGIFYPDGTETQRKGVKIDIKVKPTIEGVIAGKDQILERAIKFINE, encoded by the coding sequence ATGAAAAAAATATTATGCTTTCCAATACTTTTATTGATTTTCACAAACTCAATATATGCTCAAAATGAACTTAGCAAAATTGAAAAGCTAGCAACTACAGCTAAAATATGGGGGTTTTTAAAATACTATCACCCCGAAGTAGCCAACGGAAAATATAACTGGGATAAAGAACTATTCAAGGTTTTGCCAAAGGTTGAAACAGCAACAAATAACATACAGCTATCACAGGTTTATATTGACTGGATTAAAAGTTTAGGAGAAATTAAACCCTGCAAAAAATGTGATATTGAAAAAGATATTCAATATTTTGATAAAAACTTCGACTTAAATTGGATAAATAACAAGCAAATATTTACAACCAAACTCTCTGAGAAACTCAAATATATAGAGTTAAACAGGCATCAAGGAAAAAAGCATTATGTTAATTATTATAGTAATAAACTTAAAATTCCAGATTTCACTAATGAGGTTGAATATGAAAACTTTGATTGGCAAAATGAAAATTTAAGACTTTTGACATTATTCCGTTACTGGAACCAAATTGAGTATTTCTTTCCTGCAAAATATCAAACAGATACGAATTGGGATGTTGTTTTGGCTAAAATGATGCCAAAATTTTTAAACCCCCAAACAGAATTAGATTTACATCTTGCAATACTGGAATTAATAGTTAGTTGCGATGATAGTCATGCAACATATTTTAACGAAAAAACATATTCTTTTTTTGGTCGCTACTATCTGCCCGTAAATTTCAAGGTAATAAACAAAAAAGCAGTAATTACAGGATTCTATAACGATTCGCTGGCAAAATTAAATGATTTACAATTAGGAGATATTATTACAAAATCAAATGATAAAAAAATTGAAACAATATTAGAGGAGCAAGAAAAATATATTAACGCTTCAAATATTTCAAGAAAAAAATTCAATGCTAGTTATTACACTCTAAATGGGGCAACTGACTCAGTAAAAATTGAGTTTATCAGAAATGGAAAAACCTCGATAAAATCTATAAAAAGATACCTGTTTAAGGACTTCAAGTATAAAGCCGAATCTAAATCTGATAAATATAAAATTTTAGAAAATAATATAGGCTATATCAACATTGGCAAGGTCAAAGAAGTTAAAGAAGTCCCTAAAATAATGGAAGCTTTAAAAAACACAAAAGCTATTATTTTTGATATTAGAAAATATAAAACCTCCACACCATACTATTTTGCTAACTATATTACTTCGCAAAAAAAAGACTTTTATAAAGCAATAGTAACTGATTTAGATTATCCAGGTAGGTATATTTGGTCTGAGACTTTTAAAAGTGGTAACGACAGATTAAAATATACAGGAAAAGTGATTTTGCTAGTTGATGAAAGCTGTCAAAGTCAACTTGAGTTTACTGCAATGTGCCTACAAACTGGAGATAATGTTACTACCATTGGTAGTCAAACTTCTGGAGCAGATGGAAATGTGGTCATATTTAACATGGTGGGTGGATACAAAACACAAATATCTGGAGTAGGTATATTTTACCCTGATGGGACAGAAACGCAACGAAAAGGAGTAAAAATAGACATTAAAGTAAAGCCAACAATTGAAGGAGTTATTGCCGGAAAAGACCAAATACTAGAAAGAGCTATAAAGTTTATTAATGAATAA
- a CDS encoding immunity protein Imm33 domain-containing protein, with protein MNQEIKISRSDLIAKCDQYLNGEIQEKDFETYAWNLINEEHIDWGDDVISDIIYQWDSPEINFPITKQNIRLWKHQLETDENLLADYNLWNAHIDRQKKICEKYESNWNPINKKLKIGIGSDLNTDPIHGLRHPKEKGTTGWYIWTGEYSESDDFFQPMCAEHLLQIRPELIKYFGLDIGYRFLIDKNGYEDVWYDEKSKNVE; from the coding sequence TTGAATCAAGAAATCAAAATATCACGTTCGGACTTAATCGCAAAATGCGACCAATATCTGAATGGAGAAATTCAAGAAAAGGATTTTGAAACTTATGCGTGGAATTTAATAAACGAAGAGCATATTGATTGGGGTGATGATGTAATATCTGATATTATTTATCAATGGGACAGTCCAGAAATCAACTTTCCGATTACCAAACAAAACATACGACTTTGGAAACATCAATTGGAGACTGACGAGAATTTATTAGCGGATTATAATTTGTGGAATGCACATATAGACCGACAAAAAAAGATTTGCGAAAAATATGAATCTAATTGGAATCCAATTAATAAAAAACTGAAAATCGGAATTGGTTCTGACTTGAATACTGACCCAATTCACGGATTGAGACATCCAAAGGAAAAAGGTACAACAGGTTGGTACATTTGGACAGGAGAATATTCAGAATCCGATGACTTTTTTCAACCAATGTGCGCTGAACATTTACTTCAAATCCGACCTGAATTAATTAAATATTTCGGACTCGATATTGGATATCGATTTTTAATTGACAAAAACGGATACGAAGATGTTTGGTATGACGAAAAATCAAAAAATGTTGAATAA
- a CDS encoding suppressor of fused domain protein, with translation MSDKVPNSVEIVDSHLDQFFDEDADIVVFDEIESEIIHRDIFLIKATEDRPYHILLSCGMSALPMKVPEDIDSSEFAEVMILLPKEWNLEYESFSDERNYWPIRIMKELMMLPHPNKTWLGFGHTFGHEDDDELAEGIGFNSVMLANSMELSADFTEIELDTNKVIDIYTLIPLYKEELEFKKQNSASDLLEKFDKFGIEEIVKVGRKNVCE, from the coding sequence ATGAGTGATAAAGTACCTAATAGTGTTGAAATTGTTGACAGCCATTTAGACCAATTCTTTGATGAAGATGCAGACATTGTTGTATTTGACGAAATAGAATCTGAAATAATTCACAGAGACATTTTCTTAATAAAAGCTACAGAAGATAGACCTTATCACATTTTGTTGAGCTGTGGAATGAGTGCTTTACCAATGAAAGTACCTGAAGATATTGACTCATCTGAATTTGCAGAAGTTATGATATTGTTGCCAAAGGAATGGAACTTAGAATATGAGTCTTTTAGTGACGAACGAAATTATTGGCCAATTAGAATAATGAAGGAATTGATGATGTTACCACATCCGAATAAAACTTGGTTAGGTTTTGGACACACTTTTGGACACGAAGATGATGATGAACTTGCTGAAGGAATTGGATTTAATTCAGTAATGTTAGCCAACTCAATGGAATTATCGGCTGATTTTACCGAAATTGAACTTGATACTAATAAAGTAATTGACATTTATACTTTAATTCCACTTTACAAAGAAGAACTTGAATTTAAAAAACAAAATAGCGCAAGTGATTTACTTGAGAAATTTGACAAATTCGGAATTGAAGAAATTGTAAAAGTTGGAAGAAAAAATGTTTGCGAATAA